Within Metabacillus schmidteae, the genomic segment TCATCATCGGCGGCGGTACAGGATTATCGGTTTTATTAAGAGGCTTAAAGAAATTTCCTGTTGATATTACTGCGATTGTAACTGTTGCCGATGATGGCGGGAGCTCAGGAAGGCTCCGAAATGAATTAAATATCCCACCTCCTGGAGATATTCGCAATGTATTAGCAGCATTATCTGATGTTGAACCTCTCGTTGAAGAGCTGTTCCAGCATCGTTTTAACAAAGGAAATAATTTAATTGGTCATTCGTTAGGAAACTTAATCCTGGCGGCAATGACGAACATTACCGGTGACTTTGTCCATGCGATCAGAGAAATGAGCACAGTGTTAAATGTGAGGGGAAAAGTATTGCCGGCTGCAAACACAAGCGTAGTTTTGCATGCAGAGATGGAAGATGGAACCGTTGTGTCAGGAGAATCAAAGATTCCTTTTTCAGGAAAGAAGATTAAGCGGGTGTTCCTCAGTCCGAATAAGATTGAACCACTGCAGGAAACGGTTGATGTGATTCGGGAGGCTGATTTAATTGTCGTCGGACCCGGCAGCTTATATACAAGTATTTTACCGAATCTTCTTGTTCCAAAAATAGGGGA encodes:
- a CDS encoding gluconeogenesis factor YvcK family protein; protein product: MAETLPKVVIIGGGTGLSVLLRGLKKFPVDITAIVTVADDGGSSGRLRNELNIPPPGDIRNVLAALSDVEPLVEELFQHRFNKGNNLIGHSLGNLILAAMTNITGDFVHAIREMSTVLNVRGKVLPAANTSVVLHAEMEDGTVVSGESKIPFSGKKIKRVFLSPNKIEPLQETVDVIREADLIVVGPGSLYTSILPNLLVPKIGEEVRKAKAKKVYICNVMTQAGETLDFSASDHVKALYDHMQESFIDTILVNEEEIPAHIKSLYEEELAKPVHYDIENLKSLGLEVLTDKIVSYENNVIRHDTNKVAKLLYGILQHEMT